The DNA window GAAAGTTCTGTCAACTTACCCTGATAGTGCAGATATAGTGTATCATTTAAACGTGGTGTTTGGTAAAGCTTGTCTTTCTTGCATAGTTCTTTAAGGCCCTTGGGTGTCATTCGTGTAAGACCAGTTATTTCTTTACGATTAGAGAGagacattttatttttccttatatatttgttttcctttttaagTATAATAACGATTTGTTTGAACAGTTCCAGAATAGCACACTTATAGCCTTCGTTTTTATTGAACAAACACACTTTGCTTATAGCAACCGATAAAATGGCATAGAATTTTGATTATTGTAACCAGTGGTAACGaacacatatgtatgcataaTAAACATTATTATTCACTCTAATAATACCAAAAGGTATTGATCCAAACAGCAAACATGAATACAGTACCCTAAACACAGATGCAATTCTAGCTGTAAGATAAAAAAAgagacatttttaaaataggAAATTAAATCGGACAGaatatcaattaaattttactttttttgttcGAAATCCTAGTGTCACTAAAACTaatgctaaataaattatggacTCAAATTGTACTGCTGAAatatgttattttttattatttattatttatgttattattgCCGAAAGTGGCAATAGTCACCCCAATAAGTACATAACAAATTGGGCTGCGGAGTAGTGAATACGTCAAGATTTCTTTTCGTActgattttattgtttaagACTTCGAGTTTATGTACATGTTTTGGGAATCAAACATTTCTTTTGACATGAATTTAATTCACTCTCAGACATTTCAATATACGGCGTGTTTATTTCAAACATACTAATTCCATATGTAGCCAGGAATGGAATCAGTGTTAGGGACCAAAGGAAAATTTACTTTGATGATGACTTGACCTTTTACTACATCTCTCTCAGCCTTCATAATTTGATAtgccattaaaatattattaggAGAGACTGGgagtttccgaccatataaagtatatattttcttgatgAGAATTAATGGcagagtcgatctggccaagtCGAGATCACACGAACTATAGAAGCTAGAGAGTTTAGATTAAGCATGTAGATTCCAGAGGCATTGAcccattttgccacgcccacttttgaaaaacgttttgatagtttatcctttttttattagtcttgtaaatgtctatcgatttgcaaaagttatttgtttttgtatgtatAGTTCTAGGAATTTAGTGTTGTGTAATgtgtaataataatagaaaacTAGCATGCGTTCTCCTTCATTCGTGAATTATAACTAATAAGCTGTTCCATGCTGAAAGCAACTAATTGGTCCAGATTGTACTTGTAAGTGTTGTCATTAGCTACATATCAAAAACTTATCCCCATTTGTCCCCCTTTTCTCACATTTTGGTAATATATAGGCACGGTTGATTTTAGCGAACTTttcgaaatcaaaatattCAATGTGTATCGGATTTGATATACaccaaaattaataaaaacgcTTTGGAATCCAAGATTTAAAAGGAAATAGACAAAAAAGATTTCTTTTCGTACTGATTTTATTGGGTAATACATCGAGTTGATATATATGTTTTGGGATTCAAAGAGTATTTACTTAGGTCTagtacaaatttaaattaaaaatatgttttattatggGTTACAATAGGTTAATCAATGCAGCATTTGACACAgatgtttattttgtttaggTCAAGGGTTATCCGGCTGATGGCGTGAAAACGTGTCCGAGAGCCGGAACTCTGGTTTATGACGGTGCCTGCGTTATCACATGTAAATAAGTTGTAGACTATGTTGATTTAGGTAGCAGTGGATATCAGCAGTAAACGGTTTTCCGATTGGACAAATTCGTACAAATTACTTAACCTATTTAGTAATAGAATAAAAAACTAGATTagttaaaaagtaaaaaacagcttaaaaatttaattttgttgtaatttCTGTGCAAATTTGTTAAGATATATTACACGTTACGTGTAGTGTAACGTAATAAATTTGGATTTCAAGGCGTACCAGGACCACAGAGTTGAAAGTAATAAATGTAAGTAGTTGGCGCTCGTGGGTATTCTCGGCAACGATGCCTCTCTATTTAGGTCAGTACGCTTCCTTATAcctattacatactttttaacatATTTAGTATACCGAAAACCCAGCCTTAATGcgaataaatattcataactAATTTTCtgatttgaattgaatttatatatttattcaagtGCTTCGAATTTTCGTTAAAAACCGTAttcacaacaaaaaaaacacataatAAAGTGTTACCATATTAATATTTGGATGTAGACGTTTATGTACTATTTTGTGATGCAATTAACACAAATGTAAATAGTTTTAGTGTTGTTTTATTGTAAAGCCTCAAAGTTAATCTACAATGTAGttcaatataaaaattttaaattcgaTATATTTAGGCAtttgttttaggttttttctttttgttgtttgcctttATTTGAGTGCAATGTGTTACAATGTATtatgaagaaaaaaattaCACTTTTCTGAGGAAAATGCAATACATGAAACCTACATACCATATAAATAGACGTTGGcgcaaaattattttattcatcTTGATATATTTCTCAGACTTCTAGCAGTCTGGttcatttcaatttctctTACGTAATTAGTTATACTGGCAGTACCAAACTTTCATCTGGGTTGTCCCAATCTTTCTTTTGGTCATATTTTCACGCCAAATTCCATAACCGTGTTTAAATATTACCAAATTTTCGAAAGTCAGACAGATCAGTCGTTATATTCCATAATGTTTTGTctttgtaaatgaaatttaattatctgCATCCTCAAGCCACAGTTTAAGCCACATTTCAAATTTAGCTTAAATATGTCATACAGTTTCGAGAACCATTtgaagaaaatgttaaatacttaaagaaaaaaggtaaatagagaagtttaatttttccatttacaCATGCGAGTGAGTTGCTTCTAATTTTTTACTGTGTAGAGATGCACTTGATCGCTCTTCTTATTGCAAACATTATAACATAAAATACATTATTTATGTGTAGGAAGGAAGGTAGTACATATATAAACGCTACAAGGGCACtttatcaaaatattaaatattaaagtacGTACGCGATTTTCTAATATGAAAATGGAACCAAAGTgactttaatttttatttcatgtaAACATGTGTCAATTatcaattaaaaagtaaatcaAAGTTTTATTGGTTAGaccctatttttttttttaaccttCAGAGGACTCTAAGGTAGCTTACAAAGAAAAACCTCGAATTCGCCAATAGTTTTACATGTGCATTATTAAAAGAACTaatacaaaatgcaataaatgcCCCAGCTATAAATAAGCAATGTACCGTCATTGGGCAAGtgaaatagaattttttttgattaaatttctGCAATAGTTCTTGTGACGCATGGTATGACAACTACATACAGACTACATAAAATGTTGTTCCCTTTTAAAGGCGGCATACGGGATCCTCGCTTCGCATTCTAAACATGATCGTAGCTCCTGCGAAACGAACGATAGAGACAGCAAGCGAACAGTATAGTGAGCATCTATGGAAACATTTTCTGTTAATATAGGTAAGTACTTCTTAAGTTCATCGACGCACCTGAATACCCGCCACTCCCAAAACAACGGAGGCCAATATCAAAGTCTTCGAATCCAATATCTCTAAAAGCTTCTGCAAGCAGCCATGTTGGGTTGCGTGAACATTTGTACATTCCTTGGCCTCGCTTAAATTAATCACAGAGCAGCACGCCGCAGGCAGGGTACTATTAGGAAAGACGCTTTCCCAGTCGTTGGGTCCATTGGTGCCGCAACAATCTAGCTCGGTTTGCAGCAAAGTCCAAGCATCCCGATAGTCGGCCCGTTCCTTGTAGTGCTGCATGGTCGAGTTAAACTGAAACTCCATAATCTGATGAAGACCGGTATGCTTCACATAGCCAGCAAGGCCCAATCCGATCTCGAAGAGAAATATAACGACGGCAAGAAGGGCAAAGCTTAGTATCATACAGCTGCTCTCTTTCAAGGCTCCACAACATCCCAAGAAGCAAATGACTGCTACAGCGGCGCCAACAATCATTAGTATAATAGGAGCGGTCCAGATGTGATCGCTAACGAAGTTCGAATAGTGTGCATAGTTTAGTTGGACCATGCCTCCCACCAGAAAAATAAGAAGTCCAGTGAGCTTTGTTAGATAAGATACATATAATGCatattaacatatttttaattggtgtaataatagaaataaataataattatgaacatatttttaaatgttaaaataattgcaataaataataaaggattttatttaaaatttagttttttaatttgaaatctTTTTAAACATGACCTCTTATTAAAAAGGATAAAATCACTTTCCAGTTCACGCGTATACACgtattgttttatatttttcagaCTTGTAGGACTTAAAGGACCAGGAATAAGTAGAATGACccaaattaaaacattatttaaaacaagtttttgtaatTGAAGGCAACACtaaaatattacattattagatacaaatatttagatacagcaagagagaacgctatagtcgagttcctcgactatcagatatccgttactcaggtAGTGCAAGTGCGAACcagaaatttaaacattttcttaaatatcggtagaaattgtggaaaaaataatcaaaaatatcaaaaggttttccagaagtgtgggcgttacagtTTTGagcgtttgagtgggcgtgacaaaaagttgtttgcaaatcaatagaaatttacaagactaataaaaaagtgcaaaaatatcaaaagcaATTCTCAAcagtttgggcgtggcagttttagacgatcgaaacaaacttgcgctgcatctACTGGTAACGGGAATAAAAATGTCAGAATTTAAGGACAAAAGAAATCGAGTCAATTAAGCAAACAACACTTGCTTGGAAAATCATCTAAGaaagtgtatttttatttatttattaaataaaattatattatatattataaataaatattagtaaataaatagattacaatattaaaaaacatttttatttaaaaatgtggtaggcatttttcttttagttTGTGAGTGTAAAGAAGgttatctttatttttatgcaactTGAGATATATGTAAAACAAGGTATGTACAAAAGTAGAACATGTCATAGGTATAAGAAATAcgatttaataaaatgaatataaattaaagttcTGCATAAACTAAAATTCCTATtaactattattaatattatttaaaattcgaCGGCTACGCTGACTTACCGCAAAAAGAAGATTGCAAAAGAATGTCAAGTATTTTACACATGCTAAGCCGCCGGATGCCATTATACTCCAATGAGTAAACCTATGGCTTTGTTACTCGCTGACTGCTTTATTTATACTGTGGGCAAAAAGAggttaaacaaaattttaaatcgATTGCGCAGgacaaaggcaacaacaaatcaataaaatattggCCCTTACACACTAGGTTTCAAATTACGATTAATTCGAAATTCTAACGACTTCGAGGTCTGATTATGCCAACAGCGAAACCAGAAAGCATAAGCACCGCGGACCGTTTCTTAGAATCCCCGGTTCAGACATATGAAAGAAAAGATCCTGACTGACGGCTTTTGGCAGGCAAAATCTGGCCTTCTGACCACCTACTGGAAACCAATTACCATTTTTATTCTCTAGGTGACAGTGTAGTAGTGTGTCCTAGTTTTACACGAATTAATATTTGGcattatatattctttaaataGAGTGACAGCAAGAAGACTATAAAAGCGACGACCTGAATTCGGATTGGCTTTGtctacaaatatatttttatttatttttttaaaggtaGCTCAGCGGGGAAACGGACAGAGGAATTTTCGAAAGCAGTTTACGTCCGTACGtacgttttatttttgtacgTTTTTGAGGTGTGTTCAAATACGGCCCTAATGATTTCGACTTATTGAAGCAATATTCAAAGTTTTCTTTCCGGAGTTATTTCCAATCGAAAATGCACACTGGTTATTAGGTGCATCAAAAGTATGAGAAACGAAAcggaaaattaattataatgttAGACActgtaaatttaaaactaaaattataactttaaggtaaaatgttttttaaaaatttaaaaaaattttcttgaattattaattactttatTGTTGAAGATAACTGAAGATAACCGAAAATTATcaaattatgttatttaatattttcaaattgtgTTACTTTAGTAAAAATCGGAAAACTATTTCTTATAGAGCCCttataaaatcaaattcaatgaaaaaaaattttcattaaaatttgaactgaattaaaaaaaattgaaacatGTTTATTACTTTAGTTATTATTCTTATTACTGAATGGtgaaaaatcaacaaaatcaTAATTTGAACCAGAAAGGAGCTAGCTCCGGTAAGCCGACTCTTATATACACTTGctgtaattatatattaataaaaacagGTATGTAATCGAAATAGGACTCTATGATTAAACAAAgtgtttttgaatattttataataattaaatagtaTTATTACAAATCTTTGTGCGtaagattatttattttgctaaaactgccatacatacatatatctccCAGCCATTCCCCGTCAATAGGCAAAGGAATGGGAGGCAAAATCGATAGCTTATAAATTGTGTCAGCTGCATAAAAAAAAGCTACAACCGCCCCACGAATGACAATGTAGGGAAATATACACATCAGCCATATATTTGTTAGTACTAACTTAAAAGGCGTAATTCGAAACAGTGATGTGAAAAAGTTGAATCCAGTTTGTGTATATGTTATAACTATACTTACGTACAACATACTTTTTATAATGTGAATAGTGCTCTTCTACGATTACCGACCACTTCTACTGCAACATCAAATTCTTCGGCTGGGAGAAACAAGCCATCTCTCCTATACCGTTTAGTATTGCTAAAACATTGTATGCTTTGGACTGAAGATGAAGCCTTTTTTGCTTGGTAGTGTTCCTCTTCCTGGTTTTGTAATGATCTAACTGCTTTGCACCCAGACGACCGTTGCGATAAACGGTCAGCAAAATTGAGCTTGGAAAGCTGTTTTATGGTCTTGGCAGTCTTacttaaatgtttatattaaacaGTTTTTAGATTCCCATATCAAAATATTGGTATCTAAaacattgaaaaaaaattggaaactAACTTTTGCACGACGACTTATACAGTTTTGAATACTCGTATTTTTTcattgtaatttataaaattaatttactcAGAAAATCATCAAAAATGACCTAGAACTtgcataaaaaaaatgtaatctaTAAAAACCATGCCTATACTTCACGACAACTATGACctcgaattttaattaaaattatatatttactgGAGACGATAACCCCATCCTCTGCCCAATCCGTCTCCCTAACGAAAAGAAAACGCGCCCCTTCCTAGTGCGATTTGCCCACTATGTGTGACCGGCTGTTCTCGCTCTCACCTATTgtcatatatgtacatatgtacgtatctacatacatacacctaTTTACATGTTAATCAATGTCCGCCTAGCGCCTCTATTCAGGGGAGTTCCCCACGTATAATTGCATGTGTGCATAATGATTCTTCTGGTTGCGTGCCATTGTCCACTTCCAGAACCCGTCGGAGGCATGGGCGGCGGATAAATATAGAAAATTCCAAAACTCCGGAAACCTTTGACTGACCGTTTGTGCCGAAGGTGCGTATCCCAGCGCCAGAAGTACCCTACGTACACTACGACTTACAGCACTTCGCGAGGCAAGCAGGACACCAGGCGCAAACCTCATTCTTGCCGCAAACACACAAGCCAGTCAACAGATTTCCGCCCCGCACTTTAGATCTCAGGTAGAACAGGGGGAAAAGGGAATAACTGCACATTGGTAACTGCACCGTATCCCTGGCTCTGAACCACATTTCCAATTAAATCGGTAGGGAAATTTCTAATTCCAATTTGTATGGCGCAGGGTACCGCATCACCTATTGCAGTTGGTTTCACCCAAATGTTTATACCTTTCAAATAAAGGACCCAACGGTTTCGTTTGATTTACTCGCACCCGCGCTCTAATCAGAACAACAACACTTTCGATGGATGTTTTCAAGTGGGACAGCGCAGTAGAGCTGAGATGTGATAGTTCCGATGGGGGTATCGATAGCGAAGTGTCATCGATGTTTCACGCCAATTACGACTATGTGGGAATGCTCGCAGACTGTTTCCACTATGTGCTATCTTCTTGTGCGTGAAAGAATATTAGGCACTTGATGATAGTTCACTTCTGAAGGTCCCTTTCCACCAAAAATTCTTGCCTTTTAATTTATCATACTCCGTATATCATACTTATTTCGTccattgcaaattgaaaataacgcACTGTAGAGGTAATTGGACTTGCCATTGGAGTTGCCAACCGGATTTCTACACAGTTCGAGAGCTGCCATTATGAAATACGCAAAAGTTGGGAGCTGCCATCCTGATTTTTACCCAAGTGCATTCGATTTCAATCGATAATACGAAATAGTCAGGCATGCTCCGGAAAtcgattttgatttgccaaatCGTACGATTTCGTTCTTAGGTGCTctggttttcgcaaaatttTTTATATCGTTTTGCTATCGGAATGTTTCGTTTCTCATCGCTTCTTGCTGCTCAAACgcctgttttattttatttgtcaaaatcaaacaatgtgaaaaatgcctttttttttatttgcaattgcttGCTTTGAAGCCAAGAAAAGGCAGAAATTGGAGGGCTTCAGAAAATCTAGAGCTGCCacctttttcacagttttaataccgatgttcgcaattacttttttactgcactttgaccactttgaatttgaattcgaGCAAGCCTGACTatcttcttatatttttcacacgtcgcacgctgaatactctaatgacaactattctaatataaaatcatatttgaaaattatttcgtattattatgtacatagattgtgctattattatttatatgttgaatttgaataattgttatgttaaggcaatgcaaaactagagtttttaagacaatttataaaaaataatatagaagtctaagaacttctatTAAGATGagcatattttgtcatttctacaatgcatgtgcatacttgtgcaccaatacagtggtcagctgtcgctgtatgcgtacaagagagctgctggctctagagctctccgccctctggcttttgaacaTTTCGAGAGAACCTGGAGCCAGTTCTAAAGCCAGCACGAAAAAATCTT is part of the Drosophila yakuba strain Tai18E2 chromosome 2R, Prin_Dyak_Tai18E2_2.1, whole genome shotgun sequence genome and encodes:
- the LOC6529218 gene encoding CD63 antigen — protein: MASGGLACVKYLTFFCNLLFALTGLLIFLVGGMVQLNYAHYSNFVSDHIWTAPIILMIVGAAVAVICFLGCCGALKESSCMILSFALLAVVIFLFEIGLGLAGYVKHTGLHQIMEFQFNSTMQHYKERADYRDAWTLLQTELDCCGTNGPNDWESVFPNSTLPAACCSVINLSEAKECTNVHATQHGCLQKLLEILDSKTLILASVVLGVAGIQMLTILFACCLYRSFRRSYDHV